DNA from Homo sapiens chromosome 1, GRCh38.p14 Primary Assembly:
ATGCACACAAGAGACCAAAAAGGGGACATGAGTAGAATTCAGTGGACTGTGTATGGGGCAGCTGGGGAAGTATCAAAGATGAGCCAAGCTTATTTGGAAATGGATGACAACATTAATCAAAACAGAGATGTTGAGATCAAATGGTGAAAAGACAGTTAACTGTCTTCCAGAAGCATTCAGACCAGCAAGGAgacagacataaataaataacttcagtGTAATATCATATAGAAAACATGTTTAAGAAATAGTCAGTGATTTGGGGAAAAAGCCACCTAGGTGTGTTTGTTTGAATCTAGGAAGTCATAACATCAGAGGTATTATTTGAGTTAAGCCTTGAGATCTGCTAAATTGACGACAGATAAGCTGAAAGAAGGTGTTTCAGTAAAGAAAGCAGTAGCATGTGAGGTAATGGTGAAATATCCAAATGCAAACGTCTAGCTTTGGTTAAATCAGGAGGGAGAGCTACATTCAGGAATCATCTGAGCAGTGGTGATACTTGAAGCCAAAATACTCTAAAGTAGAATATCTTGAAGAAAGACTTTAAGGCATAGAAGGAAGAAGATGCCAGTGAAGGACCTAAAGAAATAGGAAGTGAAGgaagaatattaaaatgtagaAGGCCAGGAAAGCAGGGCTGTGAATAGCGAAGTGGTATTCACTGACAGAGAGATGAAACCACTTCATGATATATTTCTTTCTAGTCTTTAGtctgtgtttttattgttattgtttaaaattatttcatagtaTATGTTTTATGTCCTGCCTTTTCAATAAGTGAATGAGCTGCAATTTATTTACTCGTTGCTTTGGGGCATTTGGGTTTTCCCTTCCACTCTAAGGAAGCAAATCAGCTTGTAAAGGATTCTGGGGAATGAGTTGTGAGAAAATGGATGCaagtgtaaaataaacataaaatactgAATTCAGAAAGTTAGCAGTGGGTTTAGTAAACTGAAACAAAGATGAATTATTCATCTTTGCTTTCTGGACACCTAGATCAGTGACTGACATTGAATgcatgaagagagaaagaaatgaaatttaaaagtagaGTTTGGAATCATGCATGATCAatgcaatagtttttttttataataatgaACATTTATATTTCTTAGGATACACAGTACTAATTGTTTAGCCTTGGAAAATAGGAGGGATACCTTTTCTTGAGGCTGACGGCAAGAAGGCATGGCTTTTGTACAGATGCTTTCaagataagaaagaacaaaacccaGGACCTGATTAGACTTACTCAGTATAGTAGTAGTTGAGTCATCTGCTGAGAGTGGAGATAATGAGGTGTAATTACAGCTTGAAGAGAGTGAAAGCAAAATTTTACATGTTTCTTTTGAAGAAGATGATGTACAAGCAGCAGGaagtaaataaaagaattgtCGGGTAGCAGCGACGACCTAGCTAGAAGCTGATAGGATGGTTATGGTGCACAGGAGTGGTTCGGAGTGGAGCATGTACTTATTCCTGTCTCAAGAATAGTAGCCCCTCGATCATAAGAATTTGGATGGAAGACTGGTTTTTTTCACAGAATACATTAAGTTTTTATAAACTCCTGGAACTTCAGAGCTGGAAGAGGAGATGTATTTAAGTTCAATTCTTGatattaataaaaaacaatagaaattttaatGTACATATATAACATCGCAAAATGAATAAGCATTTATTATGAGCATTGTTTCATAAGgcataaaaatataaacctcATACTCCCACTTTTTACAGTAAGAGGTAACTCACCTTCATTGATGAAAGTTACCGGTGGTATCTTGAAAGGGCTTTTGGTGGGAGAAGTTGCCAGATCAGGTGGTGGCATTAAATCTCTGGGATAACCTGGATCCCTCTGAATCTCGTTACCTCCCAGCAGACCAGGAGTATACTGTTGGCTGTTAGGAATATGTTGTGGCACCACCTGGACAAGTGGGGGAGACACATGGGTGTCTTGTCGGGAAAATATCCTCAAGCACTGTTCTTCCAACAAAGTGATCATCACAGATTGGTTATTGACAAGATCAGTCAAGGAAGCGTATTTCACCTCTAGTTCCCTGTATCTTGTTGCCATCTTCAACATTTCTGTGGTGACATTGAGGATTTTGTTTTCCAGTTGGGAAAGTTCAAGTGAATTATCCCTCTTACGGATAATCTCATGTAATAATTGCATATAGAGTTGAGTAACACGAGAGTTCATGTTACGGCTTTCCTTTCTCAGCAGCTTTACCTCATTCACAATGTTTCCATCTACATCCACCACCAGTTGCAGAACATCTATCTCCCGCTTCTGCCTGGAGAGCACATCCTTCAGGTTTTCAAGGTCCATCCTGGTGATCATGTCTTTAATGGTACTTGCATCTTGCCCCTTGGTGTTGACACAGATTGGCCCTGTTATTCTTTGTTCAGGTACCAGGAATGTGTATGCACATTTCTTTGCTTCCTCTTTACCATCTGTGGCACGAGGGTATCTTctctggtttatttttttaattttgaattgtcCACCTCTGCAATGTCCAGTGTCCACTAGTAGGAAGAATAGCACACCTAGGGTCCAGGTAAAAGTCTTCATTTTGAAATGAGGTTGTAAAATGatgtcttttgaaaaacaaatcagtgaaggagaaaaagcaaaaagaattcaTATTAATCTATGTTAAAGTCAGTAATCTTAAAAACTATCtgagggaaaaactgaatatttattgGTGTTAATAGATTAGGCTAGAATTAactttattaatttcttaaatttaatattaagTTGTAATACTTTGGCATTTGTTTAAAGATTAGGTTTCAGAGAATAACTCTTCCAGCTACCACCTTATTGTAATCCTTTTTGTTCCCCAGTTTATTGAGCAGATTTTGGTCAGTGTCTACTCTGTGCAAAGATACGCTGCTAGTGCTGTTGAGGCTTTTGAGACCCTGATAAGATAGCTTTCTTACCTTTAAAAAGCTCACTGCCTTAAGACTATGAAAATGGTACACAGTGTTTGTAAGGCATTAATTAAAACATTCTTGCCTAACTAGTATTAAAATTACCAGGTGACTTTACTAGCCAATGTTTTAGATTCATACCATGCAATTCCAATTAAATTGATCCTCTGTAATAAATTATGTCATCTTcattaaaatgttcaataaagTTAAAGATTTTAGGGAAATCTAAACCCAGATAGTTTTAGCAtcacatgctttttatttttatagcatctCCTTTTGGGATTAGTGACAGGTTTTAGAATGATAGAATGCTCACAGTCATTGTGGGTAATTATATTTCCTGAACTGTAATTATATGTACTCTGAGCTTATAGATAATTCAGCAGGTTTGTTCTTCTAACAGAAGTCCTACTGAACTGTATTTTAGTAAAATGTTAGTAATTTTCTACAACCATTACCAAGGAAAGAAACTTGTCTGTAATTGAATATGAATGTCAGAGTTGGAAATGCCTTAGAGACCCTGTCATTCAAGAACCTCTTTGTACTCTGTGCATGTTGAAGGCTAAGGCCACACAAGGATTAGAACCAGGTCTAGATCGGATTCTCTGACCCATAGTCAGTATTTATAGAAGCAGCACCTATACTAAAATATGTGCTTAGAATGTTTCGTTTTTGCTGTAGCAGATGAGAAATACTTCTTTATAGTACAAATTCTTCTGAGGAAACAGTTTCAAGAGCCAagactttttcctttctctctagtTACCTCCCACAAGAGTAGCAGAAGTAGAATGGGTAAGGTATGTTCACTCTGTCAGATCTACTAACGAGCTGGTCTATTACAGGCCACCTTTTCACTCTTGCGAACTTCATACCTATCTGCCATTTTTGAAGGATGGCAGTGGATACCCTAAGACAGAGCTTTTCTGTCCAAATTTCCACATAAGTACCTGTTTCTTGATTTAAGAAACCAGCTCCTAAGTTGTTTATGCCTGTTGTTAATAACAACACAATAAcagtaattaatatttattgagtgcttgttCAGTGTTAGGCACTGTTTTAAGCCATTTTCATGTTTTACTTATCaccacaaccctatgaagtagattATTATGATCCCCACTTTCAGATGGAAAACTTGGCATCCAAAAGTTAAGTACCTTATTATCAAGAGTCACACAGGTTCATAGTGATGGAGCgagaatttgaatccaggctgAAGACTTCAGAGTTCATGTTTTCAATCCCCTGTATTTATGTAGCTTAACACATGTTAACTATTTGCATTTATAACACTGAAGTAATGCTGTATCATTTTATAAAGGAGGAAAATCCTTGAGAAGCTAAATCACTCAAATGGGATTCAAACCTTCTACTCCTAACTTTTCTAGACCTATGATTTTTACCCTAGTCATGTCATAACCACAGAGGAGTCTTAAGtttatgtttcttgtttttcGCTGCCTTTTCCTGGTTTATGTCCCTTTTCATTGACCGGTTACTTAATTATGCAAAAGTATTTATGGAtaatttttggtagaatttgtGTCCACGTTCTGCCAGATCATTTTTTTACATCTCAGACTCTTCTGCGgcaatttctttccttctgtatgTATTCTGTCAGCTGATAGTTATATATCTAACCTATGATTATGGACCCCTCCCGAAAACAAAGGTCATGTCAATGAAATATAACTCTTATGCTGTCGTCATGAAGACTACTGCTACTTTCACTTTCTAAAACCATGTtccttttttggtatttttcaatTGAATAGTGTCTTCAAAATGGGTAGATAATGAAAATAAGGCAAATATAGATGGAGTAtggagaattattattattttactaacaAGAGagggaatgaaaacaaaagatagGGAGGACATAACAATCTGTATTTCTATCGAGGCCTTCTTTTGCTGACTGATAGCCAAAGCACACATGGgtattttttttagctttttatgttttcataccTTGCTTTCTGACatatatagaaaatttagaaacagtcatctattttatttttaaaaatagacttttacTATGTAGGAGTTACCTATACCAAAAaccaataaaacatttattatatctCCAGATTCGTGGAATTTAGATAtgggttattttaaaaactagggacaagaaataaaagccatcatCCTCCTGGGCACATGCATATCATTTTtcctatatatttaatttaacttaCCACTGCTAAAGTCCATTCATTTTAATACTAGAATGGAAACTCTGagatcataaaattattttacttaaataatatttactatgAAATAAACTACCAAAACAAGGAAAATGCAGGAAGTAATATAAAACTCTAAAACAAATAGAATTTTATGAGCAATATTCTGATTGAACAGCTTGTATTAATACCAGACACAGATTTTTATAAAACAGCTAAAAGCGCATCATCCAAGACTGCTGTTAGGACTTTGCATCAGTGTTGTCATTGaagaacaaaaaacaccaaaatgctaatctaaattaaaacaaaaacagcttcCTTGTGTGTATTCTGCCTTGGCTCATTGTGGTTCCTATAAGATTAAATCATAAGATAAATCACTGTTTACCATAAGAGAAAGTGGTCTAAATTAGCATTTAAAGGAGGCAACTaaaagtttagtttttaaataaatataatttttttttaataaatacaaaagtaTTGGCTTCACTGTCACTTAAAGCAGGGCAAGGAGCCACATTTCTTAAGTAGTAGACTAGCTACGTCAGGAGTAAAGAactggttttaaaaatacatttactgttatgttttctgaaaacattctcttatttaatattttctcacatatGTTCAGTTTTGAAGCAAAAGATCCATAAATCTATGTTACCTCATAAAACTTTCtgtatatgttaaaattttcctAGGCC
Protein-coding regions in this window:
- the ANGPTL1 gene encoding angiopoietin-related protein 1 isoform X1 yields the protein MKTFTWTLGVLFFLLVDTGHCRGGQFKIKKINQRRYPRATDGKEEAKKCAYTFLVPEQRITGPICVNTKGQDASTIKDMITRMDLENLKDVLSRQKREIDVLQLVVDVDGNIVNEVKLLRKESRNMNSRVTQLYMQLLHEIIRKRDNSLELSQLENKILNVTTEMLKMATRYRELEVKYASLTDLVNNQSVMITLLEEQCLRIFSRQDTHVSPPLVQVVPQHIPNSQQYTPGLLGGNEIQRDPGYPRDLMPPPDLATSPTKSPFKIPPVTFINEGPFKDCQQAKEAGHSVSGIYMIKPENSNGPMQLWCENSLDPGGWTVIQKRTDGSVNFFRNWENYKKGFGNIDGEYWLGLENIYMLSNQDNYKLLIELEDWSDKKVYAEYSSFRLEPESEFYRLRLGTYQGNAGDSMMWHNGKQFTTLDRDKDMYAGNCAHFHKGGWWYNACAHSNLNGVWYRGGHYRSKHQDGIFWAEYRGGSYSLRAVQMMIKPID